Part of the Borrelia duttonii Ly genome is shown below.
GTTATTTTTATGAAAAAATAGAGAAGAGAAATATGGACTTAAGAAGCAATAACATATATGAAGTTTTAATAGATAAGTTGAATATCAACAGTTCAATTTTAAACGTTGAAAATAATTTGGATTTAATACCTAGTTACTTGACTTTACATAGTATAAATGCATTTGGATATAAGCATGCTTTTAGTGAATTTAAGTTAAAGAATGACCTTAAATATTTAGATGTTCAATATGATTATATAGTAATTGATACTCCACCGAGTTTAGATTTTACATTAACTAGTTCTTTAATTTGTTGCAATTATTTAATAGTACCAATGACAGCAGAAAAATGGACAATTGAAAGTTTTGATCTTTTAAAATTTTTTATGGACAAAATAGCTTTAGAACTTCCTATTTTTTTTGTTATTACTAGATTTAAGAAAAATAATACACATAAGAAATTATTAAAAATGATTCACGCCAAAAATAATTTTTTGGGAACTATATCAGAACGAGAGGACTTGAATAAAAGGATAGCAGAAAATAATATTTTTGATTTTGAGAAGGATTATATAAAAGAATATAAGAATTCCTTAATTAATTTTTTTGCAAAAATTAATTAATTTGAATATTAGTTCAACAGGTTGAACGAATATAAATATAATTTAAGGAGATAAAATGAAAAATGATAAAAGTGTAAAGATTCACAAAAGAGATATTGATTCAAAAGGTAATGCATTACTTAGTGAATCTAATAATAATGAAGAAAGTGTAGAAGCAGTGCGTTATAGTACATTAAAAAAGAAATTATACATAAATCTTAGAGAAGGAATCTATAATAAAATAGAATGTATGAAGATACTAAAAGAAATAAAAGATAATGAGTATTATAAATTAGATGGTTATAAAAGTTTTGATGCTTTTATAAAAAATTATGATGTTGCAAAAACTCAGGCTTATAATTATTTAAAAATTGCAGCAGCTTTAGAAGAGGGTTTATTAGAAGAGCAGTTTGTATTAGAAAACGGATTTAGACAAATATTAAGTTTATTGAGGGATAAACAAGGTAAAACAATAAAAAAGTCAAAACAAAATCCCATCAAACCCTTAAGATTTCAACTTAAAAGACAAGAAAGTTATGATTTTTATAAGAAAAATGCTAAGTTTACTAGTTTTTTATTGGACAAATTATTTCAATCTAAACAAGATTTAATTGAAGATTTTCTAAAAGAATTTGAAAGTTTAAGAGGTTAAGTATAAAGATTGTATACGAGATGTAATATATAAGGTATAAAATTTGATGATAATATTTTAAATATATAGTATTAATGTTTTTTGCTATAAGTAGCTTGATTTTATTTAGAATATGTTATAACTTGTTATTGTTGGGTATCTAGTCTATTCACTAGATAATCCTTGTAGTTTTACAATCAAAGATTTTAAATCTTAATCGACATTTTTTTGATGTTGATGCATGCAGTTTAAAAGGCAGAGATTTAAATCCCTGTTAACAATTTTATTGTAGTAATATAGTTGTTAACAGGGATTTAAATTTTTTGTTTCAAATTTAGTACAATTTATTATCTATAAATCTTCATTTTTTTGTTAAAAATATTGCAAAACAAAATAGTTTTTGTTATTATTTTATAATATAAAATTACTATAAGGAGATTGAATATGACAAATATTAATAAATCCATTAATAATGGAGTAAAAAAAGTGAATCAACAAGATTTATACACCCAACAAGTTATTAAAGG
Proteins encoded:
- a CDS encoding ParA family protein, with protein sequence MARKKPEIITIASIKGGVGKSTTSIIFATLLAQKYRVLLIDMDTQASTTSYFYEKIEKRNMDLRSNNIYEVLIDKLNINSSILNVENNLDLIPSYLTLHSINAFGYKHAFSEFKLKNDLKYLDVQYDYIVIDTPPSLDFTLTSSLICCNYLIVPMTAEKWTIESFDLLKFFMDKIALELPIFFVITRFKKNNTHKKLLKMIHAKNNFLGTISEREDLNKRIAENNIFDFEKDYIKEYKNSLINFFAKIN
- a CDS encoding chromosome replication/partitioning protein; the encoded protein is MKNDKSVKIHKRDIDSKGNALLSESNNNEESVEAVRYSTLKKKLYINLREGIYNKIECMKILKEIKDNEYYKLDGYKSFDAFIKNYDVAKTQAYNYLKIAAALEEGLLEEQFVLENGFRQILSLLRDKQGKTIKKSKQNPIKPLRFQLKRQESYDFYKKNAKFTSFLLDKLFQSKQDLIEDFLKEFESLRG